A stretch of Triticum aestivum cultivar Chinese Spring chromosome 1D, IWGSC CS RefSeq v2.1, whole genome shotgun sequence DNA encodes these proteins:
- the LOC123166404 gene encoding transcription factor AIG1 — MATCQAPTSAPELSSSSGRSATEVRSLKVHSESERRRRERINTHLATLRRMIPDANQMDKATLLACVVNQVKELKRKATETTRLQATAPIPSEANEITVHCYTAAGDNQTTYIRATVSCDDRPGLFVGLAGAFRGLGLRVLRTETASLGGRASHLFVLCKEDGDVGAGLRAMEGAVRQAMAEVAFPEMVCGGSSWSKRERILECCPVMYSV; from the exons ATGGCAACATGCCAGGCTCCCACTAGCGCGCCGGAGCTGTCGTCGTCGTCGGGGAGGAGCGCGACGGAGGTGAGGTCGCTGAAGGTCCATAGCGAGTCGGAGAGGCGGCGCCGGGAGAGGATCAATACCCACCTGGCCACGCTGAGGAGAATGATCCCTGATGCTAACCAG ATGGACAAGGCCACCTTGTTAGCATGTGTGGTGAACCAAGTGAAGGAACTCAAGAGGAAAGCAACTGAAACCACACGATTGCAAGCAACAGCGCCCATCCCTTCGGAGGCCAACGAGATCACCGTCCATTGCTACACCGCCGCCGGCGACAACCAGACCACGTATATTCGTGCCACCGTCAGCTGTGACGACCGGCCGGGACTCTTCGTTGGTCTGGCCGGAGCGTTCCGTGGCCTCGGGCTGAGGGTGCTGAGAACAGAGACGGCCTCTCTGGGAGGCCGGGCGAGCCATTTGTTTGTATTGTGCAAGGAGGACGGCGATGTCGGTGCGGGCCTGAGGGCCATGGAGGGGGCCGTCCGGCAAGCGATGGCCGAGGTCGCCTTCCCGGAGATGGTGTGCGGTGGCAGCTCGTGGAGCAAGAGGGAGAGGATTTTAGAGTGCTGCCCGGTCATGTACTCCGTATAG